TGTTTTTGGTCACCAAATGCGTTTTGACTTACAAGAAGGATTTCCACTGCTTACGACAAAAAAACTTCATCTGCGGTCAATCATTCATGAGTTGCTGTGGTTTCTCTCAGGCGACACGAATATTGGCTACCTGAAGGATAATAAAGTCAGTATCTGGGATGATTGGGCTGATGAGGAAGGGAATCTTGGACCCGTCTATGGAGCCCAGTGGAGATCATGGAAAACTCCAGATGGTCGAGTCATCGACCAGATCACCCAACTTGTCGAACAAATTAAGAATTTTCCGGATTCACGCCGCTTGATGGTGGTTGCCTACAATCCCGGCGAAATAGATAAAATGGCGCTGCCGCCCTGCCACGCGCTCTTTCAGTTTTACGTGGCAAACCGTCGCTTAAGCTGCCAGATGTACCAAAGAAGTGCTGATG
This region of Bdellovibrionales bacterium genomic DNA includes:
- a CDS encoding thymidylate synthase, which encodes MTPYLNLVSHILDRGTEKSDRTGTGTLSVFGHQMRFDLQEGFPLLTTKKLHLRSIIHELLWFLSGDTNIGYLKDNKVSIWDDWADEEGNLGPVYGAQWRSWKTPDGRVIDQITQLVEQIKNFPDSRRLMVVAYNPGEIDKMALPPCHALFQFYVANRRLSCQMYQRSADVFLGVPFNIASYSLLTLMMAQVCDLTPGEFIHTLGDAHLYLNHLDQARLQLTRLPKRPPQIAINREIKNIFGFKYDDFQLVGYDPHPHIKAEVSV